From the genome of Nocardia sp. NBC_01503, one region includes:
- a CDS encoding phytoene desaturase family protein, whose protein sequence is MADAVVVGSGPNGLAAAVILARAGLGVEVYEAADAIGGGCRTAEVTLPGFRHDLCAGAHPMAVASPFFRAFDLRAHGVELLTPQVSYAHPLDGGRAGLAWRDLEHTADGLGRDGASWRRLFGPLVRKWEDLVGLIMSDLRHPPIDPTGLLRVDPGIELRTARRMVELSTRLWDLRFREDIAPALLTGVAAHAIRPPRSLPGAGVSMLLGTLAHVRGWPVPRGGSQAITDALVADLRRHGGRVITGHRVDSIDEFDSARAVLLDLAPAELERIAADRLPGRYAKALNRFQYGGAACKVDFALSGPVPWQARGCERAGTLHLVGSRAEAVAAEKSVAAGDHAENPFVLAIQPGVVDDTRAPAGKHTFYTYAHVPNGSTRDMTEAITAQVERFAPGFRDLILATHVRTAATMPAHNANYIGGDISAGAMTFRQTVFRPVPRWNPYRTPLPGVYFCSSATPPGPGVHGMNGLHAASHALRREFGIATDPLDLLAVTESHPRSHGLD, encoded by the coding sequence ATGGCTGACGCGGTGGTGGTCGGATCGGGGCCCAATGGGCTTGCGGCGGCGGTGATCCTGGCTCGGGCGGGGCTCGGGGTCGAGGTCTACGAGGCCGCCGATGCCATCGGGGGCGGCTGTCGTACCGCGGAGGTCACGCTGCCCGGGTTCCGGCACGATCTCTGCGCGGGGGCGCATCCGATGGCGGTGGCCTCCCCGTTCTTCCGGGCCTTCGATCTGCGCGCGCACGGCGTGGAGCTGCTCACGCCGCAGGTGTCCTACGCGCATCCGCTCGACGGCGGCCGGGCCGGACTCGCATGGCGGGATCTGGAGCACACCGCCGACGGGCTCGGTCGCGACGGCGCGTCCTGGCGGCGGCTGTTCGGCCCGCTGGTGCGCAAATGGGAGGACCTGGTCGGGCTGATCATGTCGGATCTGCGGCATCCGCCCATCGATCCGACCGGACTGCTGCGTGTCGATCCGGGTATCGAACTGCGGACCGCGCGCCGCATGGTGGAGCTCTCGACCCGGCTGTGGGATCTGCGATTTCGCGAGGATATCGCACCCGCCCTGCTGACAGGTGTTGCCGCGCATGCGATTCGGCCGCCGCGCAGCCTTCCGGGCGCGGGCGTCAGCATGCTGCTGGGCACCCTGGCGCATGTGCGCGGCTGGCCGGTGCCGCGCGGCGGCAGCCAGGCCATCACCGATGCGCTCGTCGCCGATCTGCGCCGCCACGGCGGCCGCGTCATCACCGGTCACCGGGTGGACTCCATCGACGAATTCGATTCCGCGCGTGCGGTTCTGCTGGATCTGGCCCCGGCCGAACTCGAGCGTATCGCCGCCGATCGGTTGCCGGGCCGATATGCCAAGGCGCTGAACAGATTCCAGTATGGCGGCGCGGCCTGCAAGGTCGACTTCGCCCTCTCCGGTCCGGTCCCGTGGCAGGCGCGCGGTTGCGAACGCGCGGGCACCCTGCACCTGGTCGGCAGTCGAGCCGAAGCGGTAGCGGCCGAAAAGTCCGTCGCCGCGGGCGATCACGCCGAAAACCCGTTCGTCCTGGCTATCCAACCCGGTGTCGTCGACGACACCCGCGCCCCCGCGGGCAAGCACACCTTCTACACCTACGCCCACGTCCCCAACGGCTCCACCCGCGATATGACCGAGGCGATCACCGCCCAGGTCGAGCGCTTCGCCCCCGGCTTCCGCGATCTGATCCTGGCCACCCATGTCCGCACCGCCGCCACCATGCCCGCCCACAATGCCAACTACATCGGCGGCGATATCTCCGCGGGCGCGATGACCTTCCGTCAGACCGTCTTTCGCCCCGTCCCGCGCTGGAATCCCTACCGCACGCCCCTGCCCGGCGTCTACTTCTGCTCCTCGGCCACCCCGCCCGGTCCCGGTGTGCACGGGATGAACGGCCTGCACGCCGCCAGCCACGCTCTCCGCCGTGAATTCGGCATCGCCACCGACCCTCTCGACCTACTTGCTGTAACCGAATCGCACCCTCGATCTCATGGACTAGACTAG
- a CDS encoding type II toxin-antitoxin system Phd/YefM family antitoxin, with amino-acid sequence MTSVNIHEAKTHLSRLLERVAKGERIVISKAGKPIADLVPHGGTPVTFGGLKGQLAYDDSSFGIDPDIQRMFYGDDADASA; translated from the coding sequence ATGACCTCAGTGAATATCCACGAGGCCAAGACGCATCTGTCTCGGCTCCTTGAACGTGTCGCGAAAGGGGAGCGCATCGTGATTTCCAAGGCGGGAAAGCCGATCGCTGATCTGGTTCCGCACGGTGGTACACCGGTGACCTTCGGCGGTCTCAAAGGGCAACTAGCCTACGACGACAGTTCTTTCGGCATCGATCCCGACATCCAGCGGATGTTCTATGGGGATGATGCCGATGCTTCTG